CTTAACCGTAGCGGTGGGAAAACTCTCGCCGTTGCTCCCAACGACGGCTTTCTTTCCAGCCGTCCTTGTTTTGTTGTTCTGGTGCGAAACGAGCAGGGCTTCCAGTTGTCGCAGCATGTCATGGGTGTTCACGGGCTTGACCAGCAGGGACTGGGCGCCGCGCGTCTTCCACTCTGTTCCAAGCGAGGGGTAGGCGGTCAGGATGGCCGTTGCAGGATTGTAGTTCTGCTGGCGAGCTGCGCGAATTACGTCGTAGCCGGCCGTCTCGGTTTCCATACGCATATCGGTGATGACCATCTCGAATATGCCATTGTCTAGTTTTTGCTCGGCCTCCTTGGCGGAAGCTGCCGTTTCTACCTCAAAATCATTCATCTCGAGAATGGCTTTGAGGGTGAGGAGAATCGCAAGTTCATCATCTACGAGCAAAATTCGACGTTTCATTCAAGTAGCTCCCAGGAACCATAAGGATTGCAACTTGCGCTTTTGTGATGCAGTTGTGAAATTCAGAGTTGTAGCAGAACATCAACTGCCGACGGCCGCGACCCACTCGCAGCTTCCTGCTCTAGTGCGACTATAATACTACTGTGTCTAGTTTCTATGTAGAAAACTTCGGCTGCCGCGCAACTCAAGCCGATGGCGCCGCGATTGAGCGGCAACTTATGGAGAAGGGCCTGAACAAGGCCCGCGCGCCGCACGAAGCTGAAGTCGTTGTACTCAATACCTGCACGGTCACTTCGTCAGCCGATCAGGATGCACGCGCCACAATTCGCCGCATTCATCGCGAGAATCCCGATGCTCGCATTCTCGTCACGGGATGCTACGCCCAGCGCGCGCCTGAGGAGATTGCCGCGCTCCCCGGTGTCAGCATCGTTGTCGGCAATTCCCATAAGCACCAGCTCGCGGATATTGCCGGCTCGCGACCGGACGCTTTCGTGCCAATCCAGAGCCTCGAAAACTCCCAATCGCCCCATGCCGAAGTCTTCATCGGCGACATCTTCGCGCACACCGAACTGACTGCCGCACCCGTCTTCGACTCCGAGACCGTCAGTTCGGGTGCCTCGGAGAAGACTCGGCCCAATCTGAAAATTCAGGACGGCTGCAATAACCGTTGTTCGTTCTGCATTATCCCTTTCGTGCGGGGCAAGAGCCGCTCGCTGCACACCGAAGAAGTAATCAGCGAAGTCGATCAACTCGTCGGCGCCGGTTATCGCGAAATCGTGCTGTCCGGCATCAATCTAGGGCGCTGGGGAAGGGACCTGGCAGCCGTAGATCCGAGGCAGCGCGCCCGCTTTTCCGATCTGCTTCGCGAAATCCTTGATCGCACCAGCGTCGAGAAACTTCGCATCAGCTCCGTCGAGCCCATGGACTGGACCGACGACCTGATCGAACTCGTCGCCTTCTCGCCGCGCATCACCAAGCACGCGCACGTGCCTTTGCAATCCGGCAGCGACGGAGTGCTGCGCCTCATGCACCGCCGCTATCGCCCATGGCATTACGAGGACCGAATCGCGAAGATTCACCAGGCAATGCCGGACGCCGCCATCGGCGCAGACGTCATGGTCGGCTTTCCCGGCGAGAGCGACAAGGACTTCGAGCAAACACGCGCGCTGATCGAGCGCCTGCCATTCACGTACCTGCATGTCTTCACGTATTCCTCGCGCCCAGGTACGCCTTCGGCGGCGATGCCCGGCCAGGTTCCCGTGCAGATCGCACGCGAGCGCAACCGCATTTTGCGTGAACTTGCGGCTAGCAAGAAGCGCGCATTCCAGGAAAAGTTCATCGACAGCGAGTTACAGGCTATTACGTTGACGAACCTCGACAGCAACCGCACGGAAGCTCTCACCGACAATTATCAAAAGCTCTGGATTCGAGGCCGTCACGAGTCGAACCAACTTGTGACCGCACGCATCGCACGGATCGAAGGCGATGCGCTCATCGGGACGATCCGCGCGTAAGCTGCGGAAAATACTGAGTGCGAAACTCGGTTTTCGGTCGCCGAAGTATCGCTCTTCCTGCGCCGAATCTCTTGTGGTGTCCCCGTGCTATACTTTCGAGGCTTGTGAGCTTCTTTTCTACCTGACGGAGGATCGTATCGATAAGCGTTTCATCCGCACGAATGAGCGTATCCGTG
This DNA window, taken from Clostridia bacterium, encodes the following:
- a CDS encoding response regulator; protein product: MKRRILLVDDELAILLTLKAILEMNDFEVETAASAKEAEQKLDNGIFEMVITDMRMETETAGYDVIRAARQQNYNPATAILTAYPSLGTEWKTRGAQSLLVKPVNTHDMLRQLEALLVSHQNNKTRTAGKKAVVGSNGESFPTATVKKAI
- the mtaB gene encoding tRNA (N(6)-L-threonylcarbamoyladenosine(37)-C(2))-methylthiotransferase MtaB — its product is MSSFYVENFGCRATQADGAAIERQLMEKGLNKARAPHEAEVVVLNTCTVTSSADQDARATIRRIHRENPDARILVTGCYAQRAPEEIAALPGVSIVVGNSHKHQLADIAGSRPDAFVPIQSLENSQSPHAEVFIGDIFAHTELTAAPVFDSETVSSGASEKTRPNLKIQDGCNNRCSFCIIPFVRGKSRSLHTEEVISEVDQLVGAGYREIVLSGINLGRWGRDLAAVDPRQRARFSDLLREILDRTSVEKLRISSVEPMDWTDDLIELVAFSPRITKHAHVPLQSGSDGVLRLMHRRYRPWHYEDRIAKIHQAMPDAAIGADVMVGFPGESDKDFEQTRALIERLPFTYLHVFTYSSRPGTPSAAMPGQVPVQIARERNRILRELAASKKRAFQEKFIDSELQAITLTNLDSNRTEALTDNYQKLWIRGRHESNQLVTARIARIEGDALIGTIRA